AGGCGGTGGCGTACGCGTGAATCAGGGCATGAAGATTCACCTGGACCGCACCCTGTGTGACGGCTTCGGGATCTGCGCGAAGCACGCACCGGCGTACTTCTCGCTCGACGACTGGGGTTACGCCTGCGTGATCGGGGACGGCACCGTGGCAGCGGCCGACCGCGACGCGGTCATGCGCGCCCTGATGGACTGCCCGGTGCACGCCATCATGGAACTGGACGAACGCCGCCCCGACGACGTGCCCCCACCGCCGAGCGGCGACGAGGACCCCGCCGCACACCTGAAAGTCGAAGAGAACGAAGCCGAATGGGGTTTCACGCGTTGACCGGTCGTCCCGCACCGCTGGTCACGCCCGACAACGAGTTCTTCTGGACGTCGGGCGCCGACGGCAAGCTGCGCCTGCAGGAATGTCGGGCCTGCGGATCGCTGATCCACCCGCCGGCGCCGGTGTGCCGCTACTGCCGCTCGCTCGACATGGGGGTGCGAGCGGTCTCCGGGAAGGCGACACTGGCGGGATTCACCGTGAATCACCGGTTCAGCCTGCCCGGGCTGCCGGCACCGTACGTTGTGGCGCAGGTGGCGATCGCGGAAGATCCCCGGATCCGGTTGACCACCAACATCGTTGAGTGCGATCCCGGACTGCTCGAACTCGGCCAGCAGATGGAGGTGGTCTTCGAGCGGGCCGAGGACGCCTGGCTGCCGCTGTTTCGGCCCGCCGCGGCCACCGAGACCGGTCCGCTGCCGGACGACGAGATCGCACCCGAGCGCTTCGGCGAGCACGTCCGGCCCATGCTGACGCCGGACAAGTTCGAGGACAGGGTGGCGCTCACCGGCATCGGCATGTCGCCGATCGGTCGCCGGCAG
This genomic window from Mycobacterium saskatchewanense contains:
- a CDS encoding ferredoxin, producing the protein MKIHLDRTLCDGFGICAKHAPAYFSLDDWGYACVIGDGTVAAADRDAVMRALMDCPVHAIMELDERRPDDVPPPPSGDEDPAAHLKVEENEAEWGFTR